The proteins below come from a single Argentina anserina chromosome 1, drPotAnse1.1, whole genome shotgun sequence genomic window:
- the LOC126791998 gene encoding histone H3.3 — MARTKQTARKSTGGKAPRKQLATKAARKSAPTTGGVKKPHRYRPGTVALREIRKYQKSTELLIRKLPFQRLVREIAQDFKTDLRFQSHAVLALQEAAEAYLVGLFEDTNLCAIHAKRVTIMPKDIQLARRIRGERA, encoded by the coding sequence aTGGCCCGTACGAAGCAGACTGCTCGGAAATCGACAGGAGGCAAGGCTCCGAGGAAGCAGCTGGCGACGAAGGCGGCCCGGAAGTCGGCGCCGACGACCGGAGGAGTGAAGAAGCCGCACAGGTACAGGCCGGGAACGGTGGCGCTGCGTGAGATCCGGAAGTACCAGAAGAGCACGGAGCTGCTGATAAGAAAGCTCCCCTTCCAGAGGCTTGTTCGAGAAATCGCTCAGGACTTCAAGACGGATCTCCGCTTCCAGAGCCACGCCGTCTTGGCCCTCCAGGAGGCGGCGGAGGCCTACCTTGTTGGGTTGTTTGAGGACACCAATCTCTGCGCCATTCATGCCAAGAGGGTCACTATTATGCCCAAGGATATTCAACTTGCCAGGAGAATCAGGGGCGAGAGGGCTTAG
- the LOC126803847 gene encoding UPF0481 protein At3g47200-like, translated as PALVVQFCYAEAGLRSCYAETIAFSSDEFLRIILVDVAFLIEVLLRFRFRQLSEENDRLFIRPWMFEDLWMDLLLLENQLPFFILEDCFDADKIQRSSNLSERLSLIDLTHFFLHKQNADNGGNLEIIRSFKVAHLVDFCRSLYLPLKPSATRGPIPKTTLSITGLNRAGVKFKLGSSSNLFDIQFCSGVLKIPKLAISDQLEITIKNLIAFEQTDCMETIIGDYAFIINRLVKTSKDVELLVGNSILEDGLGSSSEAAAVINNLAD; from the coding sequence CCTGCATTAGTAGTACAATTCTGTTATGCAGAAGCAGGATTACGCAGCTGTTATGCAGAAACAATTGCATTTAGTAGTGacgaattcttaagaattatTCTTGTGGATGTCGCCTTCCTCATCGAAGTCTTACTGAGATTCCGATTTCGTCAGTTGTCGGAGGAGAATGATCGGCTATTCATCAGACCGTGGATGTTCGAAGATTTATGGATGGACTTGCTTTTGCTTGAAAATCAGCTGCCTTTCTTCATTCTTGAGGATTGTTTTGACGCTGACAAAATTCAAAGATCTTCCAACCTTTCTGAGAGGCTTTCCCTAATTGATCTaactcatttttttcttcacaaACAAAATGCAGATAACGGAGGCAATTTGGAGATCATACGATCTTTTAAAGTAGCACATCTTGTTGATTTTTGTAGAAGCTTATATCTGCCACTGAAACCGTCAGCTACAAGAGGTCCAATACCAAAAACCACCCTTAGCATCACAGGGCTAAATCGCGCCGGAGTCAAGTTCAAGTTGGGATCGAGCAGTAACTTGTTTGACATACAATTCTGTAGTGGCGTGCTCAAAATTCCAAAGTTGGCTATAAGTGATCAGTTAGAGATAACTATCAAAAATCTCATTGCCTTTGAACAAACTGACTGCATGGAGACCATCATAGGTGACTATGCTTTTATCATCAACCGTCTTGTGAAGACCTCAAAGGATGTGGAGCTGCTTGTTGGTAATAGTATACTTGAAGATGGGCTTGGTAGTAGCTCTGAAGCTGCTGCTGTGATTAACAACCTTGCTGATTGA
- the LOC126791864 gene encoding uncharacterized oxidoreductase At4g09670-like: protein MSENPKIRFGVLGCANIARKVARAINLAPNSTLYAIASRSIDKAHNFAANNGLSSQTLKIYGSYDQLLDDPCVDVVYMPLPTSLHLHWAVLAAHNKKHLLLEKPAALDVGELDQILQACQSNGVQFMTGSMWLHHPRTAKLKDFISDSKLFGRINYIHSSSTLSGTKEFLENNIRVKPDLDALGALGDLGWYCIEAILWAKDYQLPTTVTALPDVTRNSAGVILSFTASIQWEPLDQTVATIHCSFLSHTSMDLSISASNGTIRCNDYIIPYAENYSAFEFTSGAKFAELHIGWTVVPKEVRVVSQLPQEALMVQELTRLAEGIREFGFSPDKKWPQISRNTQLVLDAVKKSIDLGFELVRVGF, encoded by the exons ATGTCTGAGAATCCAAAAATACGTTTCGGCGTATTAGGATGTGCAAACATAGCTAGAAAGGTAGCTCGCGCCATAAACCTGGCACCCAACTCAACCCTGTACGCCATTGCAAGTCGCTCCATCGACAAAGCTCACAACTTTGCAGCCAACAATGGGCTGTCCTCTCAGACCCTGAAAATCTATGGCAGCTATGATCAGCTGCTCGACGACCCATGTGTCGACGTGGTGTACATGCCTCTGCCCACTAGTCTTCATCTTCACTGGGCTGTCTTGGCTGCCCACAACAAGAAGCACTTGCTCTTGGAGAAACCAGCCGCTCTTGATGTGGGTGAGCTTGATCAGATTCTCCAAGCTTGCCAATCCAACGGTGTGCAGTTCATGACTGGCAGTATGTGGCTGCATCACCCTAGGACTGCCAAGTTGAAGGACTTTATCTCTGATTCCAAGCTCTTTGGCCGAATCAACTAC ATTCATAGCTCGTCGACACTTTCAGGAACCAAAGAATTTTTGGAGAACAACATAAGAGTGAAACCGGATTTAGATGCTCTTGGAGCGCTTGGGGACTTAGGCTGGTACTGCATTGAAGCCATTTTGTGGGCTAAGGACTACCAACTACCTACTACAGTCACTGCTCTACCAGATGTCACAAGAAACTCTGCAGGGGTCATCTTGTCTTTCACCGCATCAATACAATGGGAACCACTGGACCAAACCGTTGCGACAATTCACTGTTCTTTCCTCTCCCACACGTCCATGGACTTGTCTATATCTGCCTCTAATGGTACTATCCGTTGCAACGACTACATAATTCCGTATGCGGAGAATTATTCTGCATTTGAATTCACATCAGGTGCAAAATTTGCAGAACTCCACATTGGGTGGACTGTAGTACCTAAAGAAGTTAGAGTGGTTTCTCAGCTGCCACAAGAGGCCTTGATGGTTCAAGAACTCACAAGGCTTGCCGAGGGCATCAGGGAATTTGGGTTTTCACCGGACAAAAAATGGCCACAAATTAGCAGAAATACACAACTAGTATTGGATGCAGTGAAGAAATCCATTGATCTTGGCTTTGAACTTGTAAGGGTGGGATTCTGA
- the LOC126791903 gene encoding uncharacterized protein LOC126791903: MGEINKDLDGVSTQWDDIQAKLGNLPPKKLPFKPPPFTPAEDEASALKDKSWIDNKIEQDLEDLDDDRFLEEYRRKRLSELREATKVARLGSVVLISGSDFVREVSQALPDVWVVVILYKEGIPEYGLLMQCLADLATKYPATKFVKIISTDCIPNYSDCNLPTLLVYNSGAVNANHVGMRSFGRRCTPEGVALILCQSDHVLNDGQGANDRSRESVIWGVHKRFIEKVVTQHEDKDDGYSSD; this comes from the exons atggGGGAGATCAACAAGGACTTGGACGGAGTATCCACCCAGTGGGATGATATTCAGGCAAAGCTCGGCAATCTTCCGCCAAAGAAGCTGCCTTTTAAGCCCCCACCATTCACTCCTGCCGAGGACGAAGCCTCCGCTCTTAAAGACAAGTCTTGGATCGATAACAAGATTGAGCAGGACCTTGAAGATCTCGACGACGATCGCTTCCTTGAGGAATATAG GAGGAAGAGGCTGTCTGAATTGAGAGAAGCGACTAAGGTTGCAAGGCTTGGATCAGTGGTTCTGATTTCGGGATCGGATTTTGTGCGCGAGGTTTCTCAAGCTCTACCTGACGTTTGGGTGGTGGTGATTCTCTATAAAGAAGGAATTCCAGAATATGGATTGTTGATGCAGTGTTTAGCAGATTTGGCGACTAAGTACCCGGCAActaaatttgtgaaaataataTCCACAGACTGCATTCCTAACTACTCAGATTGTAATCTTCCGACTCTTTTAGTGTACAACAGTGGCGCTGTCAATGCTAATCATGTTGGGATGCGTAGCTTTGGTCGGAGATGCACACCTGAAG GTGTGGCATTAATTCTCTGCCAATCTGATCATGTACTTAATGATGGGCAGGGTGCTAATGATCGTTCAAGGGAATCTGTGATCTGGGGAGTTCACAAGAGGTTCATAGAGAAAGTGGTGACACAACATGAAGATAAGGACGATGGGTATTCCAGTGATTAG
- the LOC126791706 gene encoding transcription initiation factor TFIID subunit 1 isoform X2: protein MNISDIVEDDEEAFLKGTGDGVPSLKQAGAVNLGISEFNNDDLVAKFDFVKEDTPLDLQDGPRKGLCLIAEPMKEDTTVDPSFETKSPLCSTFYPLDQQDWEEEIFWGNSPVTSDKSVERCEISGPDEVSINSEAESDPELQKIHTHSEKEFNEIDHSLMLHRHSTLLEPFGSRNSSGAPCLKILESRYHPQLLRLESRCEAEDHADGRVENSGEKFHKGHAVRNFSKFSSNNRDIVEGSWLDQIIWDPDIPIRRPKLILDLEDEQMLFEILDNEDSEHLKLHSGAMIVGRPLKSGNGDSPELPNHGSQFGWRHVANDKHYSNRKTSQQLKSNFKKRTAQGIKIYHSQPALMLQTMKLKLNNKDVANFHRPKALWYPHDIHIAVKEQGKLSTQGPMRIIIKSLGGRGSKVHVNAEETVAYVTAKASKKLDFKPSETVKMFYLGRELEDDKTLAAQNVQSNSLIHLVRTKISLLPRAQKLPGENKSLRPPGAFKKKSDLSVKDGHVFLVEYCEERPLLLSNVGMGARLCTYYHKSAPDDQTGSLLRNEDSSLGHVISLNPADKSPFLGDTKAGCNQSSLETNMYRAPIFSHKVPSTDYLLVRSAKGKLSIRRIDRLNVVGQQEPLMEVMSPGTKNLQNYMINRLLVYICREFRAAEKRNTLPCIRADELPSQFPYLTDAFIKKKLKELANLQRGSNGRWIWVKKRNFRIFSEDELRNIVKPEEVCAYESMQAGLYRLKHLGITETHPSAISSAMSRLPDEAITLAAASHIERELQITPWNLSSNFVSCTLGKETIERLEISGVGDPSGRGLGFSYVRSTPKASMSSAVVKKKSAAGRGGSTVTGTDSDLRRLSMEAAREVLLKFGVSDELVAKQTRWHRIAMIRKLSSEQAASGVKVDENTISKYARGQRMSFLQLQQQNREKCQEIWERQVQSLSAVDGDENESDSEGNNSDLDSFAGDLENLLDAEECEEGLGGKHESNLDKTDGVKGLKMRRRSSLAQAEEENEDEAAEAAELCRLLMDDDETERKKKKKARVAGDEARLGPGSGTGYGVENADRVRQIIDVAQADGSYTSKENPIGDVKVMENPLKKKIGKPKGMKQNDATPMGLTNKKLKISGDGSKQIPFVKEKKSARDNFVCGACHQLGHMRTNKNCPRYREDQETHLETPDLEKTSGKSTTVNSSSQCQKTTTKKLNKGATKLSGIEASEVDNPKVLPLIFKYGSTEKVSDKQVAGEIESSERPAISDPEIVKSTPKVNKIIISNKMKPENVPVESHKLPIVIRPPTDVGRGHAEPQKPNIVIRPPAITDRDMVEARKSSTGKQPSMESNKEQQHKKIIIKRPKEVIDLDQVSQDGSTRDEHRKTKRIVELTSSGKHRKQDDAYFAKETAKKKARDDRRLWEEQEKRRNEDRLREERARSLYEEEMRMAEEKERLEELRRYEADIRQEREEEERQKARNKKMKKRPAVKDDYLEDSQTRRFDNRMPERDRGSKRKQVVELGKYGGEPAPSTKRRRGGEVGLANILEHIVETLKERREVSYLFLKPVSKKDAPDYLNFVKRPMDLSTIREKVRKLEYKSREKFRHDVAQITINAHLYNDGRNPGIPPLADQLLEICDYMLIENDESLTEAEAGIEFSDY from the exons TATtgttgaagatgatgaagaggcaTTTCTAAAAGGAACTGGTGATGGAGTTCCATCTTTAAAACAGGCAGGTGCAGTGAATCTTGGTATCTCAGAATTCAATAATGATGACCTCGTTGCAAAATTTGACTTCGTAAAAGAGGATACCCCTTTGGATTTGCAGGATGGTCCAAGAAAGGGCTTGTGCCTCATCGCGGAACCAATGAAAGAGGATACCACCGTGGATCCTTCTTTTGAAACAAAATCACCTTTGTGCTCTACATTTTATCCACTTGATCAGCAAGACTGGGAAGAGGAAATTTTTTGGGGCAACTCTCCTGTAACGAGTGACAAGTCTGTTGAAAGGTGTGAAATTTCTGGACCTGATGAAGTATCAATTAATAGTGAAGCCGAATCTGATCCTGAGTTACAAAAGATTCACACACATTCTGAGAAAGAATTTAATGAGATAGATCACAGTCTTATGCTGCACAGGCACTCCACTCTATTGGAGCCTTTCGGCTCGAGAAATTCTTCAGGCGCGCCGTGTCTCAAAATATTAGAAAGCAGGTATCATCCCCAACTTTTAAGGTTAGAATCTCGATGTGAAGCGGAAGACCATGCGGATGGTAGAGTTGAGAATTCAGGTGAGAAGTTTCATAAGGGACATGCTGTCAGGAATTTCAGCAAATTCAGTTCAAACAACAGAGACATAGTGGAAGGATCTTGGTTAGATCAAATAATATGGGACCCAGATATACCTATTAGGAGGCCAAAGCTTATCCTTGATCTTGAAGATGAGCAAATGCTTTTTGAGATTTTGGATAACGAAGACTCTGAACATCTTAAGCTTCATTCAGGGGCCATGATTGTAGGCCGTCCTTTAAAGTCAGGCAATGGGGACTCTCCGGAGCTGCCAAATCATGGAAGTCAATTTGGTTGGCGACATGTTGCTAATGACAAACACTATTCAAATAGGAAAACTTCTCAGCAACTAAAATCAAATTTCAAAAAGCGCACTGCTCAAGGCATAAAGATTTATCACTCACAACCTGCACTGATGCTACAGACAATGAAGTTGAAGTTAAACAA CAAGGATGTTGCTAATTTTCATCGACCAAAAGCTTTGTGGTATCCCCATGACATTCATATTGCTGTAAAAGAACAAGGGAAGCTGTCCACTCAAGGACCAATGAGGATCATTATTAAGAGCTTGGGTGGCAGAGGCAGTAAGGTTCATGTAAATGCTGAGGAAACTGTTGCTTATGTTACAGCAAAAGCTTCAAAAAAGCTAG ATTTTAAGCCGTCCGAAACAGTGAAGATGTTTTACTTAGGGAGGGAACTTGAAGATGATAAAACACTTGCTGCTCAAAATGTTCAATCAAACTCTTTGATTCATCTTGTCCGTACAAAGATATCTTTGTTGCCAAGGGCACAAAAGCTTCCTGGTGAGAATAAATCTTTGCGGCCTCCTGGAGCATTTAAGAAGAAATCTGACCTTTCAGTGAAAGATGGGCATGTCTTTCTTGTTGA GTATTGCGAGGAAAGACCTTTGCTTTTGAGCAATGTTGGTATGGGGGCAAGATTATGCACATATTATCACAAATCAGCCCCGGATGATCAAACTGGTTCATTGTTGCGGAATGAAGACAGCAGCTTGGGACATGTGATTTCGCTAAACCCTGCTGATAAATCACCTTTCCTGGGAGATACAAAAGCTGGATGTAACCAGTCATCTCTGGAAACAAACATGTACAGAGCCCCTATattttctcataaggtgccctCAACTGATTATCTTTTAGTTCGCTCTGCAAAGGGAAAGCTTTCAATTAGACGCATAGACAGGCTAAATGTAGTCGGACAGCAG GAACCTCTCATGGAGGTAATGTCTCCTGGAACTAAGAATCTTCAAAATTACATGATCAACAGGCTCTTAGTCTACATTTGCCGTGAGTTCCGTGCTGCCGAAAAGCGCAATACTCTTCCTTGTATCCGTGCAGACGAGTTACCTTCCCAATTTCCTTACCTAACTGATGCTTTTATTAAAAAGAAGCTGAAGGAACTTGCGAATTTGCAG AGGGGATCAAATGGGAGATGGATTTGGGTTAAGAAGCGCAATTTCCGAATTTTCTCAGAGGATGAATTACGGAATATAGTGAAGCCAGAAGAG GTATGTGCCTATGAAAGCATGCAAGCCGGTCTATACAGGCTCAAACATTTAGGAATTACTGAAACACATCCTTCAGCCATATCATCTGCAATGAGTCGTCTCCCTGATGAAGCAATTACTCTTGCTGCTGCATCCCACATTGAAAGGGAACTACAGATTACTCCATGGAACTTGAGTAGCAATTTTGTATCTTGTACACTG GGAAAAGAAACTATTGAGCGTTTGGAAATATCTGGTGTGGGTGATCCATCTGGTAGGGGCCTGGGGTTTAGTTATGTTCGCTCTACTCCGAAAGCATCAATGTCGAGCGCAGTTGTGAAGAAAAAATCAGCTGCTGGTCGTGGAGGTTCCACTGTTACCGGAACAGATTCTGATTTACGCAGGCTAAGCATGGAAGCTGCACGAGAG GTTCTACTAAAGTTTGGTGTTTCCGATGAACTGGTTGCGAAGCAGACTAGATGGCATCGAATCGCAATGATACGTAAGCTATCAAGTGAGCAAGCTGCATCTGGGGTCAAAGTCGATGAAAATACGATCAGCAAATATGCACGGGGACAGCGTATGTCCTTTCTTCAGTTGCAGCAGCAGAACCGTGAGAAATGTCAGGAAATTTGGGAGCGACAAGTTCAGAGTCTTTCAGCCGTAGATGGTGATGAAAATGAAAGCGATTCTGAAGGAAATAATAGTGACCTAGATTCCTTTGCTGGGGATTTAGAAAATCTGCTTGATGCAGAAGAATGCGAAGAAGGGCTAGGAGGTAAACATGAATCCAACCTTGATAAGACAGATGGTGTTAAAGGGCTCAAAATGAGGAGGCGGTCCTCTTTGGCTCAGGCAGAAGAGGAAAATGAAGATGAGGCAGCCGAAGCAGCTGAATTATGCAGGTTGCTTATGGATG ATGATGAAActgagaggaagaagaaaaagaaagcaagAGTTGCGGGGGACGAAGCTCGATTGGGTCCAGGCTCCGGAACAGGTTATGGTGTTGAGAATGCAGATAGGGTCAGGCAAATCATTGATGTGGCACAGGCTGATGGTTCCTATACTTCAAAAGAGAATCCAATTGGAGATGTgaaagtg ATGGAAAATCCTCTTAAAAAAAAGATCGGAAAACCCAAAGGAATGAAACAGAATGATGCCACGCCTATGGGTTTAACGaataaaaaactgaaaatatcAGGAGATGGGTCCAAACAG ATTCCCTTTGTTAAGGAGAAGAAATCGGCACGAGATAATTTCGTTTGTGGAGCATGTCATCAG CTTGGACACATGAGGACAAACAAGAACTGCCCCAGGTATCGAGAAGATCAGGAAACACACCTCGAAACTCCAGATCTGGAGAAAACATCTGGGAAGTCCACTACTGTGAATTCATCTAGTCAGTGTCAGAAAACTACTACAAAGAAGCTGAATAAAGGTGCAACTAAACTTTCCGGGATTGAAGCTTCTGAAGTTGATAACCCAAAGGTTCTCCCATTGATATTCAAATATGGGTCAACAGAAAAGGTCTCTGATAAACAGGTTGCTGGAGAGATCGAGAGTTCTGAACGGCCAGCAATATCTGATCCTGAAATTGTGAAGTCTACTCCTAAGGTTAATAAAATAATCATCTCAAACAAAATGAAACCTGAAAATGTACCAGTTGAATCTCATAAGCTCCCTATTGTTATACGGCCTCCAACCGATGTAGGTAGGGGTCATGCTGAACCACAGAAGCCAAACATTGTTATACGACCGCCAGCAATTACAGACAGAGATATGGTGGAAGCTCGCAAGTCCTCTACTGGTAAACAGCCATCAATGGAGTCAAATAAAGAGCAACAGCATAAGAAAATCATAATTAAGCGTCCCAAAGAAGTTATTGATCTAGATCAAGTCAGTCAGGATGGGAGCACCCGTGATGAGCACAGGAAAACTAAAAGAATTGTTGAATTGACAAGTTCTGGAAAGCACAGGAAGCAGGATGATGCATATTTTGCAAAGGAAACAGCAAAAAAGAAAGCCCGAGATGATAGGAGATTGTGGGAGGAGCAGGAGAAACGAAGAAATGAAGACAGATTGAGAGAGGAGAGGGCAAGAAGCCTTTATGAAGAGGAAATGAGGATGGCAGAGGAGAAAGAAAGACTAGAGGAGCTCAGACGATATGAAGCAGACATCAGACAGGAAAGGGAGGAAGAAGAACGTCAGAAAGCAAGGaataagaagatgaagaaacgGCCTGCAGTAAAAGATGACTATCTGGAAGACTCGCAAACAAGAAGGTTTGATAATAGAATGCCAGAAAGAGATCGGGGTTCCAAAAGGAAGCAAGTAGTTGAGTTGGGAAAGTATGGTGGAGAACCTGCCCCAAGTACAAAGCGTCGTAGAGGAGGAGAG GTTGGTTTGGCAAACATCTTGGAGCATATTGTAGAGACCCTCAAAGAACGACGTGAAGTTTCGTATCTTTTTCTTAAACCTGTGTCCAAAAAGGATGCCCCAGATTACCTGAACTTCGTAAAGCGCCCCATGGATCTATCAACAATTCGGGAGAAGGTAAGGAAATTGGAGTACAAGTCCCGAGAGAAATTTAGGCATGATGTTGCCCAGATCACCATCAATGCCCACTTATATAATGACGGTCGTAATCCAGGTATCCCTCCCCTTGCAGATCAACTTTTAGAGATCTGTGATTATATGTTGATTGAGAATGACGAAAGCTTGACTGAAGCTGAAGCAGGCATTGAATTTTCAGATtactaa